The genomic region GCTGAGCCGTTCTATCGCCTGCTCCACGCGGGCGAGCGTCGTGGCCTGCATACGGTCCGTACGCCCGTTGAGGACGTTGGAGACCGTACTTGCGGAGACCCCTGCGGCCTCCGCGACCTGATGGATCGTTACCTGGCTCATGCCACCTCCGGTTCGGACCGCACTAGCGAACTCAGTGTACCGATTTACTGAACTCTCTTCACCGATACATCCGTTAACTTCCCTGAAAGATTCTTGCGTACCAGCTGTTGACGTCCCTCCGGAGACGTTCCTACTCTCAGTGCATCGATTTACAAGCACTTCCCAGCCATCTCTGGGGTGCAATGACTGGATCGATCCATCGCCTTCACCTCAAAAGGGGTGCCCCATGGAACTCAGCAGACGATCGATGCTCACTGTCATCGGCGCGGGGACCGCCGTCGCCCTCACCGGATGCGGCGCCGGCAGCACCACGGCCGGCTCGGCCGACGGCCCCGCCGAGGGCGAGATCACCCTCCTCACCCCGATCTACGAAGGATCCGACGGCAAGAAGCTCCTGGAGCAGGAGATCCTCGGCGGGTTCCGCAAGAAGCACCCGCGCGTCAAGGTCAACGTGGACTACACCACGTACACCCAGCTCAACGAGAAGATCACCACCGGCCTCGCGGGCGGGTTGCTGCCCGACGTCATGATGATGGGTGTCGGCTGGATCCCCCCGTTCGCCGCCAAGAAGGCGATCGCCCCGCTCCCGGAGGAGCTGGCCACCGCGCACGACTACCAGAAGCGGGTCCTGGAGCCGTCCCGCTACGACGGCAAGCTGTACGCCCTGCCGGTCGTCCTCGACACCCGGATCGTCGTCTTCCGCAAGGACCACTTCGAGGCGGCCGGAATCCGGAAGACTCCGGCCAACTGGCAGGAACTCCGCGCGGTGGCGAAGCAGTTGACGGGGCACGGGCGAATCGGTTTCGACCCGTTCTCCATCGAACTGCGGCAGTGCTGGGAGGCGTTCCTGTACGCGAACGGCGGCTCGCTGTTCAGCGCGGACGGCAAGAAGGTGCGGTTCACCGACGCCCGCGGGGTAGAGGCGCTGCAGTTCTTCAAGGACCTGAGCGCCGACGGTTCCGCGGACTACACGAAGAAGACGGATCTCGGCGCCCCTACGAACATCC from Streptomyces sp. NBC_01267 harbors:
- a CDS encoding ABC transporter substrate-binding protein yields the protein MELSRRSMLTVIGAGTAVALTGCGAGSTTAGSADGPAEGEITLLTPIYEGSDGKKLLEQEILGGFRKKHPRVKVNVDYTTYTQLNEKITTGLAGGLLPDVMMMGVGWIPPFAAKKAIAPLPEELATAHDYQKRVLEPSRYDGKLYALPVVLDTRIVVFRKDHFEAAGIRKTPANWQELRAVAKQLTGHGRIGFDPFSIELRQCWEAFLYANGGSLFSADGKKVRFTDARGVEALQFFKDLSADGSADYTKKTDLGAPTNIQTGKASMMMTTSGLWHQLEVQNPELIKEDKVGAFILANRRPAMLQGGTLVTQSASSKHPAAARALVEYLATPDSVLGAAEQRGSVPGLSDLDDSGYAKENKFVDISLKNMGSACSEGGTAAWMEIREKIKPTLEPAIVGGQSAKDAIAELGRLAEAAIGRM